Genomic window (Salvelinus namaycush isolate Seneca chromosome 27, SaNama_1.0, whole genome shotgun sequence):
TTTTCGAGTGCAacgtacatttacatttttttatgtaacctttatttaaggcaagtcagctaagaacaaattcatatttacaatgacggcccattAATAATTATGTTTTTTGATCAGATCTGTTCGTGATCGCCTCTGCTGTGAACTTcatacgtgtgtctgtgtgtttctgtgtgtgtatctatgtgtgtgtgcgtgtgtgtgtctgtgtgtgtgtgcgcacgtgtgtgtgtttgtatgtgtgtgtgtgtagacctgCGGGCCCAGCTGTGTGACCAGATGAAGGTTCTGGACGGTCAGGTGGAGGTCAAAGGTCAACAGCTGTCTGACCTGTCCGAGTTCTTCCGTCGTCGTGGTGACATTGAGGCGGAGTATGCCCGTGCCCTCGACAAACTTACAGAGAGGTTCACCCTGAAGaccaagaggtgtgtgtgtgtgtgtgtaaaaaaaaaattatgcatTGTTTATTTTGCTTTTATTGCTTGATCTGTTTATACTGACTGGCAGACATTATTATTGGTGCAATGTTAGTATAGGGAACTCAACGATAATATTAAGTCTTGCCCTCTCTGTCCTCGCCCTGTCTCTCCCTATCTGTCTTtccccctctgtctttctctcctctcccccctcctccccctccctgtaGGAAGGAGCAGAGTGGTCAGTCGGTGTCTCAGTGTTGGTCAGTTCTGTTGACTCAAACACgtgcagagagcagagaacacgCAGCGCTGAGTGACTCCtgttcacacacactcacacagcgaCTCACACACTGCTCAGAGGACACACACCGCCTGGCAAAacgggtaaacacacacacacattcatatttACAGTACCTGAACAAATGATCGACCCACTTCCGTTGGCTTCCAGTCAAGACCGTCTGTACATAAAATTATATGTATTTTTCACTGATCTACACAACTCCAAAATCTAAAAGTGAAAATGTGATAGTGTGTTACACTGtctgatgactgatatgtctctGATCAGAGTAAGGAGGTGGGAGTTCAGATGCAAGATGAGCTACTGAAGGTCACCACTGAACTGCAGACGGTACGAACATACCTCAGTCACTAACGATGTGGACAATAGTAAAAAGATGAAGATTGTattactagtgtgtgtgtgtgtgtgtgtgtgtgtgtgtgtgtgtgtgtgtgtgtgtgtgtgtgtgtgtgtgtgtgtgtgtgtgtgtgtgtgtgtgtgtgtgtgtgtgtgtgtgtgtgtgtgtgtgtgtgtgtaggctctGAGGACATACCACCAGTACCATACAGACAGTCTGACAGCGGAGGGGAAACTAAAGGAAGCCACACGATTGGAGGAGAGACAGACGGGCAAGTCTGCTGAACTGGGGATAACCCAATCAGGAGGCCAGAGGCGGAGCTCTGTGAAGAAGATGGAGAAAATGATGGAAAAGGTAAGGGTCGCGTCTGACTACACTGCCAGATCTCACAATGTCTGGATAGGTCTTTACTATAACAGCTAACCACATCGTATGATATAACAATCTGATGCCCGACTGCACAGTCCATGATATGGCACATAACCATTTGTTAATGCAATGCATCGTCTGCAATGAAGTCGGCCTGGAGGGTGGCCAAGGTTGTTGTTGAGATGTGTGTGGTTTTCATGTGGCACAGGATACAGACAGTTTTGTAGAGTTTTGAGTCAGACATCCTGTGCCACATGAAAACCACACACAACGGAACAATAATGTGAGCTACTTCTGTAGTGACAAATCAAACCAACTACAGCTAGTGCTAAACCCCTTGATCCtaaaccctaacctctaacccctgacctgaGCCTGTACCAAAGGCAGTATGAATCAAGTGACCTTCGTTGTCATTGGCTATTCTTTTAaccaaattgtgtgtgtgtgctctccatAGAGACATGGCAGAGTGCAGGAGACCCAGCTGAAGTGCACTAAGGCTCGTAATGACTATCTGCTGAATCTGGCAGCTGCCAACGCAACTATGAACAAATATTATCTACAGGATCTCAGCACACTCATAGACGtgagtcactgtgtgtgtgtgtgtgtgtgtgtgtgtgtgtgtgtgtgtgtgtgtgtgtgtgtgtgtgtgtgtgtgtgtgtgtgtgtgtgtgtgtgtgtgtgtgtgtgtgtgtgtgtgtgtgtgtgtgtgtgtgtgtgtgtgtgtacgtatgtgtatGCGTGTTTTCGTGTGCGCTggtacctttgtgtgtgtctgttacgcAATCTTATATTATAAAATGTTTAACAGACAAACTaagtattcatctctctctctctctctctctctctctctctctctctctctctctctctctctctctctctctctctctctctctctctctctctctctttctctctctctctctctctctctcacacacacacactctctcccattCAGTGTACTGACCTGGGGTTCCATCTCTCCTTGGAGCGAGTGATGAGGTCATACCTGGCCAGTAGGGGGCGTGTCCTGAAGGCTGAGGAGGCCGGGCTGAAGCAGCTGgaacaggaagtgacatcacTGGATCAGGGCGGAGACAGAGACGCTCTCCTACAGAACCACGACACAGCATTCTGTCTGCCCTTCCGTTTCAGTTACCATCCCCATGAGGGAGACCAGGTACACACATTCATGTTCATCCATCAGTGGATGATGACCGTGGCACATTTTATCAGAATTATGGAGTGCAAAGATGGCTGGTGACGAGGCCAATATGTGTCCTGTATATTCTGTGACACACTGAACATGATATGCTGAGCTCCCACAGGAAGAGCTGTTGGTTCACACACCAGTACACCTGTTATACTATACACATCCCTAATGTTTTCCAGGTGGGCGAGGTGAGTGCGGAGAGCCAGGTGAGGTATGAGTTAGAGACAAGGTTCCAACAACTCCAGTCCCGCCTCTCCACTGAAACCTTGGAAACAGAGGAGGTGAGGTCTTCACTCTATTCTTAATCTATCCATTGATTTATCGATCCATCGATCAATCCATTGATCCATTTTCTATCTATTGTATGTATCTATTTTCCAGGTCAGTAAGACACTCAAAGCCACCCTCTCCGCTCTATTGGACAATATGTGTGAcagtgacagtaaccccccccctgACCTGCCCATCAGCCTATCACACGACCCCATGGGAACCGCCTCTGCCTCCAAACTAGCCCTTGCCAAGCGGAGAGCCAATCAGCAGGAAACAGAGACATTCTACTTTACGGTGAGGACATCCCATTGGTCAGGGGAAGGTGTGAGGGGAGTCTAATGATAGTATTATGGATTGTCTCCTTATAGTGCTTCTGTGACCAACTAGGTTTGAAACCCAGGACATCTGAAAaacacaagactgtgttagccaaCTGAGCTAAAGCTGTGTAAACAAGCTAAAGCTGTGTAAACAAGCTAAAGCTGCAAAGATTAAAGTGTGTATCTCTGTTTCTGTCGTTTGTCAGAAAGTTAAGGAGTATCTGATTGGAAGCTCCCTGATCTCCAAACTACAGGCTAAACATGACCTGCTGCAGGAGGCCATACAGAAAGGTACTTCTACTATActattactatactactactgcactactactgtactactactattCTACTACTTTActaatactatactactactgcaCCACTACTGTACCACCATACTACTATACTAATACTATATACTACAACTGTACCACTACTATATttctactactatactacaataCCACTACTATACTAATACTATACTACCACTGTACTGCCGCTGCAATACCACTGTATTAATACTATACTGCTACTATAttgctactactatactactatactgctgctgcactactactatactactactatactactactattctACTACAATACTGCTGCATTAATAGTAtactgctactatactactactttTCTGCTACTGCACTACTACtgcactactactgtactactactattCTACTACTATACTGCAACtgcactactacactactactataccaccactatacTGCTACGCACGACTACCCCACTAttgtactactactatactaccactatactaccaCTGCACTACTACTAtgctactactatactaccaccatactactaatatactactactatactaccactgcactactactatactgctactatACTATGCCTATACTGCTAcatcactactactgtactactactacactactctactactgcactactactatactaccactgtgctgctactatactactactatactactactatactactactatactactactatactactactgcaCTACGTCTATACTGCCACTACATTACTTCATTACTGCTGCTGCACTACTACTATACTCTGACTATACTGCTACCACactactactgttctactgtactactactactttacTAGAACTGTATAATACCACACAACTACGACACAACTAATCTTACGCTATtcctaactctctccctctcgctctccttcttccttctccctctcccattcttcctctctcgccccccccccctcacccccatcgctcccctccctcaccccctctaTCTTCAAATATCTGTTTGTTTTCCAGCTAAGGCCGTTGATAGCGACCCCTCCAGGTAAACATTCCTGTTAtttctctgagagagagaaagggagagagacatggagagagagagagaaatgagagagaaaaagaaagacgagagagaaagaaaaagagatgaaagagaaagagagagaaagagagagtataaTCTTCAACACAGCAACAAATCCAAGACTGTAGCAAAAACAACACTACACTTTTACTGTTGAAaagcatgatgtgtgtgtgtgtatcagtgtatGACTGGTGAGTGATGCTGTATATCTCCCAGAATGCAGTGTGCTAGGTCAGTGCGTGTGCGGAGGTCCAGACCCTGTTCCATGTACAGCCACACTCTCTTCACCTCTGATATGCTGGGTttcatacaggtaacacacacacacacacacacacacacacacacacacacacacacacacacacacacacacacacacacacacacacacacacacacacacacacacacacacacaaacatacacactaaTATGTCATAACGCTAACACGTGTAGGAGAGATATGCAGTGTCTGGACAGAAGCTTCAGGAAATCTCCACGCTCCAACACTAATACTGACAATGTGTCAAAAAGCTCTTCGGCACTTTTGTTCTCTCTCGTcaactttctttctctctctaaattCTCCTCTTCTGAGAGCTTAAACAGTAGTCTCTCTCCTACTCCTGTGAGTGAGCTTAAACAGTAGTCTCTCTCCTACTCCTGTGAGTGAGCTTAAACAGTAGTCTCTCTTCTACTCCTGTGAGTGATCTTAAACAGTAGTCTCACTCCTACTCCTGTGAGTGAGCTTAAACAGTAGTCTCTCTCCTACTCCTGTGAGTGATCTTAAACAGTAGGCTCTCTCCTACTCCTGTGAGTGATCTTAAACAGTAGTGTCTCTTCTACTCTTGTGAGTGATCTTAaacagtagtctctctctcttctactacTGTGAGTGATCTTAAACAGTAGTCTCTCTCTTCTACTCCTGTGAGTGATCTTAAACAGTAGTGTCTCTCTCTTCTACTCCTGTGAGTGATCTTAAACAGTAGTCTCTCTCCTACTCCTGTGAGTGATCTTAaacagtagtctctctctcttctactcctGTGAGGGATCTTAAACAGTAGTCTCACTCCTACTCATGTGAGTGATCTTAAACAGTAGTCTCTCTCCTACTCCTGTGAGTGATCTTAAACAGTAGTCTCACTCCTACTCCTGTGAGTGATCTTAAACAGTAGTCTCACTCCTACTCCTGTGAGTGATCTTAAACAGTAGTCTCACTCCTACTCCTGTGAGTGTGCCTTGTTCCCCTCTTGTGCTTTCTTTCACTTTTATAATCTTCtcttcaatctctctctttctctttccctctctctctctctttctgcttggCTGAGTGTAGAAGAAGGAGGAGAATGTCTAGGACACAGGTATTATTGACTCTACTtgtcgtgtgtgtttgtgtgtgtgtggtgtatgttgCTCTGACTTCcgtttgactctctctctctctctctctctctctctctctctctctctctctctctctctctctctctctctctctctctctctctctctctctctctctctctctctctctctctctctctctctctctctctctctctctctctctctctctctctctctctctcagagttcAGGGCAGCAGATTCCTGTGGTGGTTGAAAGCTGCATTCGCTTCATAAATCTTCATGGTCTGCACCATGAGGGGATATTCCGTGTTCCAGGGTCCCAGAGAGAGGTCAACCACATCAGGGACGCTTTTGAGAgaggtagcctacacacacataGGTGTTGTCTGAGAGAGGTACTggggagtgttgcatcagatgccCATGCAAAGATTATATTTGGGGgatgcagtgtgtatgtgtgcatggaAGCTGAGATGTCAacaacatgtttgtgtgtgtgtgtgtgtgtgtgtttgtaggagAGGACCCTCTAGCAGACAGTGACTGTGACA
Coding sequences:
- the LOC120022056 gene encoding SLIT-ROBO Rho GTPase-activating protein 2B-like, encoding MMTSHGKLRMQRGSLYEYDSQIKDLRAQLCDQMKVLDGQVEVKGQQLSDLSEFFRRRGDIEAEYARALDKLTERFTLKTKRKEQSE
- the arhgap4b gene encoding rho GTPase-activating protein 4 is translated as MQDELLKVTTELQTALRTYHQYHTDSLTAEGKLKEATRLEERQTGKSAELGITQSGGQRRSSVKKMEKMMEKRHGRVQETQLKCTKARNDYLLNLAAANATMNKYYLQDLSTLIDCTDLGFHLSLERVMRSYLASRGRVLKAEEAGLKQLEQEVTSLDQGGDRDALLQNHDTAFCLPFRFSYHPHEGDQVGEVSAESQVRYELETRFQQLQSRLSTETLETEEVSKTLKATLSALLDNMCDSDSNPPPDLPISLSHDPMGTASASKLALAKRRANQQETETFYFTKVKEYLIGSSLISKLQAKHDLLQEAIQKAKAVDSDPSRRRRRMSRTQSSGQQIPVVVESCIRFINLHGLHHEGIFRVPGSQREVNHIRDAFERGEDPLADSDCDIDSVAGVLKLYFRGLDPPLFPDEYYTELLDCVQNEGLAEKAAQIKSVVSSFPRPLLIVIRYLFAFLNHVSQYSDENMMQPYNLAVCFGPSLLRGSDSGDVVARQPQVNDLVKTMILQYDVIFPCQSELPGPVYEKHMTLEQEYCEPITEEGDGETEQFHIEEEWEAVAMFDYTARSATELSFKQGDPLLLHSKASSDWWRGEAGGVRGLIPHKYISVLEGAERGRRDEVSGGSTGNLASEELQTENTTRLRVNSDSASLPGRQRAAEGRGSPVRKNPLSPVTRQNTGNQERRHTLDSVRQRAGAIERQTDGGSIERPDISKQMNSVFKELLSRQPSLHPAATQAPSSSLPSSSSSSSSLSSSLPGGRKVGFSLRGRALFRPTDQ